The Sphaerospermopsis torques-reginae ITEP-024 genome has a window encoding:
- a CDS encoding phenylacetate--CoA ligase family protein produces the protein MNPKTQKAIQELEKFVSTPLAETLEQHQKTTPQEIAINLFKTVAATVPAYKAFLATHHINRETIHTLADFQKLPVICKENYISLYTLPELCKDGILGSCDMIAASSGSTGKPTFWARFLTDELQIATRFEQIFHDSFDADNKSTLAIVCFTLGTWVGGMFTTNCCRYLATKGYPITVITPGNNKTEILRVVQELGSNFEQVVLLGYPPFLKDVIDTGIANGLQWKRYKIKLVMAGEVFSEEWRSLVGERIGSENPCYDFASMYGTADAGVLGNETPLSICIRRFLAANPKAAKALFGESRLPTLVQYDPCSRFFEVEDGRLIFSGNNGIPLIRYNILDNGGLISYSEMLKFLAEWGFDPVSELGEIGENRGIHKLPFVYVFGRSNFTVSYFGANIYPENVTVGLEQPIIREWVTGKFVLQVKEDEDKNRFLSVVVELAPKVESSKEKITQITNSILTQLLRLNSEFANYVPVEYQTPQVELKPTGDAEYFPVGVKHRYTRKN, from the coding sequence ATGAACCCAAAAACACAAAAAGCGATTCAAGAACTAGAAAAATTTGTTTCTACTCCCCTAGCAGAAACACTGGAACAACATCAAAAAACTACACCGCAAGAAATCGCAATTAACCTATTTAAAACTGTAGCTGCTACCGTACCAGCTTACAAAGCGTTTTTAGCAACACATCACATCAACCGAGAAACAATTCACACTTTAGCAGACTTCCAAAAATTACCAGTTATTTGTAAAGAAAATTATATTTCTCTTTACACTCTACCAGAACTATGTAAAGATGGAATATTAGGAAGCTGCGATATGATCGCGGCTTCCTCTGGCTCAACGGGAAAACCCACATTTTGGGCGCGTTTCTTAACGGATGAACTACAAATAGCCACCCGGTTTGAGCAGATTTTTCATGATAGTTTTGATGCAGATAATAAAAGCACCTTAGCAATAGTTTGTTTTACCTTGGGAACATGGGTTGGGGGAATGTTCACTACTAATTGTTGTCGGTATTTAGCAACTAAAGGTTATCCCATTACAGTCATTACACCTGGAAATAATAAAACCGAAATATTGCGAGTTGTGCAAGAATTAGGCAGTAATTTTGAACAAGTTGTATTATTAGGATATCCACCATTTTTAAAAGATGTCATTGATACAGGAATTGCCAATGGGTTACAGTGGAAACGATATAAAATTAAATTAGTAATGGCAGGAGAAGTATTTAGTGAAGAATGGCGGAGTTTAGTTGGTGAAAGGATAGGATCAGAAAATCCTTGTTATGATTTTGCGTCAATGTATGGAACAGCAGACGCAGGAGTTTTAGGAAACGAAACACCTTTAAGTATTTGTATTAGAAGATTTTTAGCAGCAAACCCAAAAGCAGCAAAAGCATTATTTGGAGAGTCACGTTTACCGACATTGGTACAATATGATCCTTGTAGTCGGTTTTTTGAAGTTGAAGACGGTAGACTTATATTTTCTGGTAATAATGGCATTCCTTTAATTAGATATAATATCTTGGATAATGGGGGTTTAATTAGTTATTCAGAAATGTTGAAATTTTTAGCTGAATGGGGTTTTGATCCGGTTTCTGAGTTAGGTGAAATAGGTGAAAATAGAGGAATACATAAATTACCATTTGTTTATGTTTTCGGACGTTCTAATTTTACAGTTTCCTATTTTGGTGCAAATATTTATCCTGAAAATGTGACTGTGGGATTAGAACAACCGATAATTAGAGAATGGGTAACGGGTAAATTTGTGTTACAGGTGAAAGAGGATGAAGACAAAAATCGCTTTTTATCTGTGGTTGTGGAGTTAGCACCAAAAGTAGAAAGTAGTAAGGAGAAAATTACACAGATCACTAATTCTATTCTGACTCAATTGTTGCGTTTAAATAGCGAGTTTGCAAATTATGTTCCGGTGGAATATCAAACACCACAAGTAGAATTAAAACCTACTGGTGATGCTGAATATTTTCCTGTGGGTGTGAAACATAGATATACAAGGAAGAATTAA
- the glgA gene encoding glycogen synthase GlgA: MYIVQIASECAPVIKAGGLGDVVYGLSRELEGRGNTVELILPMYDCMRYDHIWGLHDAYLNLWVPWYGAAIHCSVYCGWVHGRVCFFIQPHSQDNFFNRGCYYGCNDDNMRFAFFSKAALEFLLQSNKRPDIIHCHDWQTGLIPVMLYEIYKYHGMEYQRVCYTIHNFKHQGMGGVETLEATNLNCPKYYFQYDKLRDNFNPFAINFMKAGINYANAVTTVSPNHAIEAQTSDVGCGLGHTLYLQKDKFSGVLNGIDYDFWNPEVDRYIPNNYNWDDFEQKAYNKKALRERLMLGHDEKKPIIAYIGRLDNQKGVHLVHHAMYYALNRGAQFVLLGSATESAINAHFYHEKQFLNNNPDVHLELGFNEELSHLIYAGADMIVVPSNYEPCGLTQMIGLKYGTVPIVRGVGGLVNTVFDRDYDQNLPPEKRNGYVFYDMDNQALESAMGRAIDLWYQQPEEFKKLAIQGMLYDNSWNIPGAKYLEIYEWIRHKW, from the coding sequence ATGTACATAGTACAAATTGCCTCAGAATGCGCTCCTGTAATAAAAGCTGGGGGTTTGGGGGATGTTGTTTATGGACTTAGCAGGGAGTTAGAAGGACGGGGAAACACTGTTGAACTTATTCTCCCAATGTATGATTGTATGCGTTATGACCATATCTGGGGTTTACATGATGCCTACCTGAATTTGTGGGTCCCTTGGTATGGTGCGGCTATTCACTGTTCTGTATACTGCGGGTGGGTACATGGTCGGGTTTGTTTCTTCATTCAACCCCACAGTCAAGATAATTTCTTTAATAGAGGTTGTTACTATGGTTGCAATGACGATAACATGAGATTTGCTTTCTTTAGTAAAGCAGCTTTAGAATTTTTACTGCAAAGTAATAAAAGACCAGATATCATTCATTGTCACGACTGGCAAACCGGTTTAATTCCTGTCATGTTGTATGAAATTTATAAATATCATGGCATGGAATATCAAAGAGTTTGTTACACCATTCACAACTTTAAACATCAAGGCATGGGAGGAGTTGAAACTCTAGAAGCAACTAATTTAAACTGCCCAAAATATTATTTTCAATACGACAAACTGCGGGATAATTTTAATCCTTTTGCTATCAATTTTATGAAAGCAGGAATTAATTATGCTAACGCAGTGACAACAGTATCACCAAATCATGCAATAGAAGCCCAAACCAGTGATGTGGGTTGTGGTTTAGGACATACATTATATTTGCAAAAAGACAAATTTAGTGGAGTTCTCAACGGTATTGATTACGATTTTTGGAATCCTGAAGTTGACAGATACATCCCCAATAATTACAACTGGGATGATTTTGAACAAAAGGCTTATAACAAAAAAGCATTAAGGGAAAGATTGATGTTAGGTCATGATGAGAAAAAACCCATCATTGCTTACATCGGTCGTTTAGATAATCAAAAAGGTGTCCATTTGGTTCACCATGCGATGTACTATGCTTTGAATAGAGGAGCGCAATTTGTATTGTTAGGTTCAGCTACAGAATCAGCAATTAACGCTCATTTTTACCATGAAAAACAATTTTTAAATAATAACCCAGATGTGCATTTAGAACTAGGATTTAATGAAGAATTATCTCACCTCATTTATGCTGGTGCAGATATGATAGTTGTTCCCAGTAATTATGAACCCTGTGGTTTAACCCAAATGATTGGTTTAAAATACGGAACTGTCCCCATTGTTCGGGGGGTAGGTGGTTTAGTAAATACTGTTTTTGACAGAGATTATGATCAAAATTTACCACCAGAAAAACGCAATGGTTATGTATTTTATGACATGGATAACCAAGCATTAGAATCAGCAATGGGACGGGCTATAGATTTATGGTATCAGCAACCCGAAGAGTTTAAAAAATTAGCTATTCAGGGTATGTTGTATGATAATTCTTGGAATATTCCCGGTGCGAAATATTTAGAGATTTACGAATGGATCAGACATAAATGGTAA
- a CDS encoding diacylglycerol/polyprenol kinase family protein, with protein sequence MLITFLGLESIIPLWQQISVAAAWVLLVILIAWLVSRFTNSEPEIIRKIVHIGTGNVILLAWWFNIPAIIGITSAILAGIITLLSYFFPLLPGINSVGRQSLGTFFYAVSIGILVACFWYLHQPQYAALGILIMAWGDGLAALVGQRFGKHKYKLFGSNKSWEGSLTMTFVSFLITMLILLPTQGNYWQIWLISIIVAIIATFLEAFSFLGIDNLTVPIGSAALAYGLIQILVFNGMDWVNFY encoded by the coding sequence TTGTTGATTACATTTCTTGGTTTAGAATCTATTATCCCATTGTGGCAACAAATTTCGGTTGCTGCGGCTTGGGTATTACTTGTCATCCTCATCGCTTGGTTAGTCAGTCGCTTTACCAACAGTGAACCCGAAATTATCCGTAAAATAGTCCATATTGGCACAGGTAATGTAATTTTACTGGCTTGGTGGTTCAATATCCCTGCTATTATTGGCATTACATCTGCAATTTTAGCTGGCATTATTACTTTATTATCCTATTTTTTCCCCCTTTTACCGGGAATTAATAGCGTTGGTCGTCAAAGTTTAGGTACATTTTTTTATGCAGTCAGTATTGGGATTTTAGTTGCTTGTTTTTGGTATTTACATCAACCCCAATATGCTGCATTAGGTATTTTAATTATGGCTTGGGGAGATGGACTAGCAGCTTTAGTTGGGCAAAGATTTGGTAAACATAAATATAAACTTTTTGGTTCAAACAAAAGTTGGGAAGGTTCTTTAACTATGACTTTTGTGAGTTTTTTGATAACTATGTTGATTTTACTACCAACTCAAGGAAATTATTGGCAAATATGGCTGATATCAATAATTGTCGCTATAATAGCTACATTTTTAGAAGCTTTTTCTTTTCTGGGTATTGATAATTTAACTGTTCCTATCGGTAGTGCAGCTTTGGCTTATGGTTTAATTCAAATATTAGTTTTTAATGGTATGGATTGGGTGAATTTTTATTAA
- the yidD gene encoding membrane protein insertion efficiency factor YidD gives MKIILIGLIKGYRLFISPLFPPTCRFQPTCSMYAIQAIERFGVFRGGWMSICRILRCHPFHPGGYDPVPEVQQKSCCEHRE, from the coding sequence ATGAAAATAATATTGATTGGGCTAATTAAAGGTTATCGCTTATTTATCTCTCCTCTGTTTCCCCCGACTTGTCGCTTTCAACCAACTTGTTCAATGTATGCTATCCAAGCTATTGAGCGTTTTGGGGTGTTCCGTGGTGGTTGGATGTCTATTTGCAGAATTTTACGTTGTCATCCCTTCCACCCTGGTGGTTATGATCCTGTTCCAGAGGTGCAGCAAAAGTCTTGTTGCGAACATCGGGAGTAA
- a CDS encoding M15 family metallopeptidase — protein MRPYHQISIIECGEPLVKIPLELFAVETPHPYEKLGADYGGYSAYFLRASVVKNLIEAQNYLQLLYPGWYIQIFDAYRPVAVQQFMVDYSFAQAVQARGLIESDLSTQQREEIWQQVYEIWAVPSLDMNTPPPHSTGAAVDITLVNENGEVVNMGSPIDEMSERSHPDYYAHSDAHRHQEYHHHRELLLNVMLKAGFQRNPREWWHFSFGDQMWAWLCNQPTARYGRFHNE, from the coding sequence ATGCGTCCATATCACCAAATTTCCATTATTGAATGTGGTGAACCTTTAGTAAAAATTCCCTTAGAACTGTTTGCGGTGGAAACTCCCCATCCTTATGAAAAGTTAGGTGCTGACTATGGGGGATATTCTGCTTATTTTTTGCGTGCCAGTGTGGTCAAAAATTTAATTGAGGCACAAAATTATTTACAATTGCTATATCCTGGTTGGTATATTCAAATATTTGATGCTTATCGCCCGGTAGCTGTGCAGCAATTTATGGTAGACTATAGTTTTGCCCAAGCTGTGCAAGCCAGGGGATTGATTGAGAGTGATTTATCAACTCAACAACGGGAAGAAATTTGGCAGCAAGTATATGAAATTTGGGCAGTACCAAGTTTAGATATGAATACTCCTCCTCCCCATAGTACCGGTGCTGCGGTGGATATTACTTTGGTAAATGAAAATGGGGAAGTTGTGAATATGGGTTCACCGATTGATGAAATGTCTGAGCGATCGCACCCTGATTATTATGCCCATTCTGATGCCCATCGTCATCAAGAATATCATCACCATCGAGAATTATTACTAAATGTGATGTTAAAGGCAGGTTTTCAACGTAATCCTAGAGAATGGTGGCATTTTTCTTTTGGTGATCAAATGTGGGCTTGGTTGTGTAATCAACCAACAGCACGTTATGGGCGTTTCCATAATGAATAA
- a CDS encoding IS4 family transposase: MINSFPKIVKDILRPLPKNDYPVLNSRLYVECWLAYALDNSLTSMRDLFKRLNNTGIDVSISTFSKANTHRNREIFRKIYHQLNQLVQKKVQKKLHEKYAICPIDSTVITLTSKLLWVLGHHQVKLFSSLNLSTGSPEDNLINFGHAHDYRFGSSMMSNLPPDAVGVMDRGFAGLDFMQELVQKDKYFVVRIKNNWKLEFKSETGLVKIGSSTDAAAYRVINFCDLETKTEFRLVTNLPANGEAAVTDDEIRYIYRLRWGVELLWKFLKMHLKLDRLITKNVNGIAIQIYASLIAYLILQLVSVPKEWGEKMLDKFRYLQACMCQQISYVHWMEDIMKC; encoded by the coding sequence ATTATAAATTCATTTCCCAAGATTGTCAAAGACATCCTCAGACCTTTGCCCAAAAATGATTATCCAGTTTTGAACAGCCGTCTTTATGTTGAGTGTTGGTTGGCTTATGCCTTGGATAATAGCTTAACAAGTATGCGGGACTTATTTAAAAGATTAAATAATACGGGAATTGACGTAAGTATTTCAACATTTTCCAAGGCTAACACACATAGAAACCGAGAAATATTCCGAAAGATTTATCATCAATTGAATCAATTAGTCCAGAAAAAAGTCCAGAAAAAATTACATGAAAAATACGCAATTTGTCCAATTGATTCAACAGTAATTACATTAACGAGCAAGTTGCTATGGGTTCTAGGTCATCATCAAGTAAAACTGTTTAGTTCCCTCAATCTGTCAACAGGCAGTCCAGAAGATAATTTGATAAATTTTGGTCATGCTCATGATTATAGATTCGGCTCATCAATGATGTCTAATTTACCACCAGATGCAGTTGGGGTAATGGATAGAGGATTTGCTGGGCTAGATTTTATGCAAGAGTTAGTGCAAAAAGACAAATATTTTGTAGTGCGAATTAAGAATAATTGGAAACTAGAATTTAAATCAGAAACTGGATTAGTCAAAATTGGTTCATCGACGGATGCTGCCGCTTATAGGGTAATTAATTTTTGTGATTTAGAAACGAAAACTGAATTCCGCTTAGTCACGAATTTACCTGCCAATGGAGAGGCAGCAGTTACAGATGATGAAATCAGATATATTTATCGTTTACGGTGGGGAGTTGAACTGTTATGGAAATTTTTAAAGATGCACTTAAAACTGGATCGATTAATTACCAAAAATGTTAATGGTATTGCTATCCAAATCTATGCTAGTCTCATTGCTTATCTAATTTTACAACTTGTATCTGTTCCGAAAGAATGGGGTGAAAAGATGTTAGATAAATTCCGCTATCTTCAGGCTTGTATGTGTCAACAAATCAGTTATGTTCATTGGATGGAAGATATTATGAAATGCTGA
- a CDS encoding serine/threonine-protein kinase — MSVYCSKQHANNNGNSFCTQCGESLPLTVGQVINNRYEIGRILGQGGFGRSYLAIDRQKARERCVLKEFAPQVTKKEDLQKAKELFEREASVLKKIKHPQIPNFHESIQVKIGNKDFFFLVQDYVEGANYYQLFEQLQKQGKSFSEEEVINLLHKILPILSYIHFLDIVHRDISPDNLILRHKDGLPVLIDFGGVKQLPAYQGFWQTKLVGNGTLLGKKGYAPEEQLLQGKVFKSSDLYSLAVTALVLVTGKEPHLLYDSYNGTWYWGKEIKVSPKLTAVLKKMLAYKPSDRYQTADQVIKDLPPLTSVSSSVSTAINTLSTSINTMQPSVNKTNTHLSKLQTMVAAPGKQVYRTTHMALQNIPMPIWLRPFAVTFTITMGVGLVGGGVWALGNFLVRSMTSISVPKVEVPAIPGINNPTSLGNKNRSIEEVFNRVKELEISQAVFIKTVDERFYTLRPGLGGRVLTDKPEDRVLREQWNSTADELLKKIEQANLSQTARRKIGNYSVEDSQRWDRLAKAGRLGKYRSFQELREETYQKFDPLFPGQERGRLNQQTFMQFWYAIASDQVGNR; from the coding sequence ATGTCTGTATATTGCAGTAAGCAACACGCAAATAATAACGGTAACAGTTTTTGTACTCAGTGCGGAGAATCTTTACCTCTGACTGTAGGACAGGTCATCAATAATCGTTATGAAATTGGGCGTATACTGGGGCAAGGTGGCTTTGGGCGGAGTTATTTGGCGATTGATAGACAAAAAGCCCGTGAAAGGTGCGTTTTAAAGGAGTTTGCACCTCAAGTCACTAAAAAGGAAGATTTACAAAAAGCTAAAGAGTTGTTTGAACGAGAAGCAAGTGTACTTAAAAAAATAAAACATCCGCAAATTCCCAATTTTCATGAATCTATACAGGTTAAAATTGGTAATAAAGATTTTTTCTTTTTAGTCCAAGATTATGTAGAAGGTGCTAATTATTATCAGTTATTTGAACAGTTGCAAAAACAGGGAAAATCTTTTTCTGAGGAGGAGGTAATTAACCTTTTACACAAGATTCTCCCGATTTTGAGTTATATTCATTTTTTAGATATCGTACATCGGGATATTTCGCCGGATAATTTGATTTTACGCCACAAAGATGGTTTACCTGTGTTGATTGATTTTGGTGGTGTCAAACAACTACCAGCTTATCAAGGTTTTTGGCAAACAAAGTTAGTGGGAAATGGTACTCTGTTGGGTAAAAAAGGTTATGCACCGGAAGAACAGTTACTTCAGGGAAAGGTATTTAAAAGCAGTGATTTATACTCGTTAGCGGTGACTGCTTTGGTGTTAGTGACTGGTAAAGAACCGCATTTGCTTTATGATAGTTATAACGGGACTTGGTATTGGGGAAAGGAAATTAAGGTAAGTCCGAAATTAACAGCAGTCTTAAAAAAGATGTTGGCATATAAACCCAGCGATCGCTATCAAACCGCAGATCAAGTTATCAAAGATTTACCACCACTAACATCTGTTTCTAGTTCTGTTTCTACAGCTATTAATACTTTAAGCACTAGTATAAATACTATGCAACCTTCTGTTAATAAAACAAACACTCATCTGAGCAAGTTGCAAACAATGGTAGCAGCACCAGGAAAACAAGTATATAGAACTACTCACATGGCGCTGCAAAATATACCTATGCCTATATGGTTGCGTCCTTTTGCTGTCACTTTTACTATAACTATGGGAGTAGGTTTAGTTGGTGGGGGAGTTTGGGCGTTAGGAAATTTTCTGGTAAGAAGTATGACATCAATTAGTGTACCTAAAGTCGAAGTTCCTGCTATACCAGGTATTAATAATCCTACGAGTTTGGGAAATAAAAACCGCAGTATTGAGGAGGTTTTTAACCGTGTGAAAGAGTTAGAAATTTCCCAAGCAGTGTTTATTAAAACAGTAGATGAAAGATTTTATACTTTAAGACCTGGGTTAGGGGGAAGGGTATTAACAGATAAACCGGAAGATCGGGTTTTACGGGAACAGTGGAACAGTACAGCGGATGAGTTGTTAAAGAAAATAGAACAAGCAAACTTGAGTCAGACCGCACGGAGGAAAATAGGTAATTATAGTGTAGAAGATTCCCAAAGATGGGATAGACTAGCTAAAGCTGGTAGATTGGGTAAATATCGTTCATTTCAGGAGTTAAGAGAGGAAACATATCAAAAATTTGATCCATTGTTTCCTGGTCAAGAACGTGGCAGACTAAATCAGCAGACTTTTATGCAGTTTTGGTATGCGATCGCCTCTGATCAAGTAGGGAATAGGTGA
- a CDS encoding ArsR/SmtB family transcription factor translates to MLKTKPTTADPAIIAAVADYFKVLSEASRLQILTCLKSGAMNVMEIGEATGLGQANLSKHLKVLTQAGILSRQPKGTSAYYEIADPIIFELCELACDRISQRVLQQAESLKAFRSKNTGF, encoded by the coding sequence ATGCTAAAAACTAAGCCCACCACGGCTGATCCAGCGATTATCGCCGCCGTGGCTGACTATTTCAAGGTTTTATCAGAAGCAAGTCGCTTGCAGATTTTAACCTGTCTCAAGTCAGGTGCAATGAATGTTATGGAAATTGGAGAAGCGACTGGTTTAGGACAAGCAAATCTTTCTAAGCATTTAAAAGTATTAACTCAAGCTGGTATTTTATCACGTCAGCCGAAAGGAACTAGCGCATATTATGAAATAGCAGATCCGATAATTTTTGAACTTTGTGAATTAGCTTGTGATCGCATTAGTCAACGAGTGTTACAACAAGCTGAAAGTTTAAAAGCTTTTCGCAGTAAAAATACAGGATTTTGA
- a CDS encoding NAD(P)H-dependent flavin oxidoreductase, whose product MNSSGIKSILHPLRIGEHIARYPIIQGAMSVGVSGAKLASAVANAGGVGVIASMGIGLNSPYFHKRQKGSFFTANQLALKDELRKARIISPEGIIGVNVLVATRDYLTLAQTAATAGANLIITGAGLPLTLPEFTVDYPDVALVPSVANVQSAKLICETWKTQYNCLPDALILENCQKVGGHFSQCEQANFPGFSIKWVISELQEYLGQQEKSIALIITGGIGDRTEIDRILGMGADGVQIGTRFITTEECDADLRYKEFHLRATPEDIVTVPSPVGKPSRALKNAFAEKAISSISCANADLSLLERRCIANCLESCLCRDSKKTYCLLQALSKAACGDIENGLIFSGANLGSGDRIISVSELMAELTC is encoded by the coding sequence ATGAATAGTTCTGGTATAAAGTCTATCCTTCATCCGTTGCGAATTGGTGAACACATTGCCCGCTATCCAATTATTCAAGGTGCAATGTCAGTGGGTGTATCCGGTGCTAAACTAGCTAGTGCAGTGGCTAACGCTGGTGGAGTGGGTGTCATTGCTTCAATGGGAATAGGGTTAAATTCTCCGTATTTTCACAAACGCCAAAAAGGCAGTTTTTTTACAGCTAATCAGTTAGCATTGAAAGATGAACTGAGAAAAGCGCGGATTATTAGCCCAGAGGGAATTATTGGTGTGAATGTTTTAGTTGCTACTAGAGATTATTTGACATTAGCTCAAACTGCGGCAACAGCAGGGGCAAATTTAATTATTACTGGTGCGGGATTACCTTTGACTTTACCAGAATTTACGGTAGACTATCCTGATGTAGCATTAGTGCCGAGTGTTGCTAATGTACAATCTGCAAAGTTAATTTGTGAAACTTGGAAAACTCAGTATAATTGTTTACCTGATGCTTTGATTTTGGAAAATTGTCAAAAGGTGGGAGGGCATTTTTCACAGTGTGAACAGGCGAATTTTCCTGGGTTTTCGATCAAGTGGGTAATTTCCGAATTGCAGGAGTATTTAGGACAACAAGAAAAGAGCATAGCATTGATTATTACTGGGGGAATAGGCGATCGCACAGAAATTGATCGAATATTAGGGATGGGAGCAGATGGTGTACAAATTGGTACACGATTTATTACTACAGAAGAATGTGATGCCGATTTACGCTATAAAGAATTTCATCTCAGAGCAACTCCAGAGGATATTGTCACAGTACCGAGTCCGGTGGGAAAACCCAGTCGTGCTTTAAAAAATGCCTTTGCGGAAAAGGCGATATCTTCGATAAGCTGCGCTAACGCTGATTTATCATTGTTAGAACGTAGGTGTATAGCAAATTGTTTAGAATCGTGTTTATGTAGAGATAGTAAAAAAACCTATTGTTTGCTACAAGCACTTTCTAAAGCTGCTTGTGGAGACATAGAAAATGGTTTAATTTTTTCTGGTGCTAATTTGGGATCAGGCGATCGCATTATATCAGTTTCCGAATTAATGGCAGAATTAACCTGTTGA